A section of the Acidobacteriota bacterium genome encodes:
- a CDS encoding DNA translocase FtsK — protein MKFLSKIFAPTRNRRLNELIGFLLCVSALLLFLALASYSPLDPSLNSASVLTGSRAARNWIGIIGAYLSDIVLQFWGIGSFLLPVFLGMLGIRWFRSRAVQTPIAKTLGGAWLLMFVPALLAILPGHFKWMGAIPVEGLLGRVIGDALIHFFNVAGAYIVCTTFLAVALYLTTAFSFAAIEVWAPTRFAWVIALRDRYRDWQDERQRKRQQFELERRRAQKPMVTTQLVPARPAQARTEPAQEYAPARTEPVAEGRRTGIERMAEEDPVAFVAPPAEADEATPSDIEVTNRADSQLKSKTTLPKIAGTYKLPPSSLLHRPDEAQSVDEGELKLLAQVLTDKYAEFDVHGQVTQINPGPVVTTFEFKPEAGIKYSRITGLTDDLCLALRAESILIERMPGKSTVGIQVPNREREVIWLRENIESQEFIGTKSKLTLGMGKDINGRLAVADLAGMPHLLIAGSTGTGKSVCINAMIMSVLYKATPDQVRLVLVDPKRLELGNYEGIPHLLTPIITEPKLAANALRNAVREMERRLKLLAAKGVRNIDSYNRLFDDTPSLFAEQSPDEGPIPYIIIIIDELADLMMLDGNNVEESITRLAQMARAVGIHLVLATQRPSVDVITGLIKANFPARISFRVATKVDSRTILDANGAESLLGRGDMLYLPSGSARVHRLHAPFVTEKEIAGVVEFWKAQGLAQYQEKFLEAPKEDRAASGDGTDSGEVGEDDNDPLFNDAVRLVIEFGKASTSLLQRRLRVGYGRAAHLIDLMERDGIVGAADGPKPREVLKRPDWISEVEESMR, from the coding sequence ATGAAATTTCTTTCGAAGATTTTTGCGCCCACCAGGAACCGGCGGCTCAATGAGCTGATCGGATTCCTGCTGTGCGTCTCCGCGCTCCTCCTTTTTCTCGCACTTGCTTCGTACTCGCCGCTTGATCCCTCGCTGAATAGTGCGTCCGTATTGACCGGATCGCGCGCGGCCCGCAACTGGATCGGGATCATCGGCGCCTACCTGTCCGATATCGTCCTGCAGTTCTGGGGCATCGGATCTTTTCTTCTACCCGTCTTCCTGGGAATGCTGGGAATCCGCTGGTTCCGTTCGCGAGCCGTGCAGACGCCCATCGCCAAAACTCTCGGCGGCGCATGGCTCCTTATGTTTGTCCCCGCCCTCCTCGCGATCTTGCCGGGACACTTCAAGTGGATGGGTGCCATCCCGGTTGAAGGCTTGCTGGGCCGCGTGATTGGCGATGCCCTGATTCATTTCTTCAACGTCGCTGGCGCTTACATTGTCTGCACAACGTTTCTCGCGGTCGCGCTCTATCTGACCACGGCGTTCTCCTTCGCCGCCATTGAAGTGTGGGCACCGACGCGATTCGCGTGGGTGATCGCTCTGCGGGATCGGTATCGCGACTGGCAGGATGAGCGTCAGCGCAAGCGCCAGCAGTTTGAGTTAGAACGACGCCGCGCACAGAAGCCGATGGTGACCACGCAACTCGTCCCGGCTCGACCTGCGCAAGCGCGGACGGAACCGGCACAGGAATATGCGCCGGCGCGAACGGAACCCGTCGCCGAGGGACGCCGCACTGGCATTGAGCGGATGGCGGAAGAAGATCCGGTGGCGTTTGTCGCGCCTCCCGCTGAAGCCGACGAAGCAACTCCATCCGATATCGAAGTCACGAATCGCGCGGACTCGCAACTCAAGTCGAAGACAACGCTCCCGAAGATTGCCGGCACCTACAAGTTGCCGCCTTCAAGCCTGTTGCATCGTCCGGACGAAGCGCAATCAGTAGACGAAGGCGAACTCAAACTCCTCGCCCAGGTGTTGACCGATAAGTACGCTGAGTTCGATGTCCATGGGCAGGTTACGCAGATCAATCCGGGCCCGGTGGTGACGACGTTTGAGTTCAAGCCCGAAGCAGGGATCAAGTACAGCCGCATCACGGGGCTGACCGACGATCTCTGTCTCGCCTTGCGCGCGGAGAGCATTCTGATCGAGCGCATGCCGGGCAAGAGTACAGTGGGCATTCAGGTTCCGAATCGCGAGCGCGAGGTCATCTGGCTGCGCGAGAACATCGAGTCACAAGAGTTTATTGGGACAAAGTCCAAGCTCACGCTCGGCATGGGCAAGGATATCAATGGTCGTCTTGCAGTTGCAGACCTGGCGGGAATGCCGCACTTGCTGATCGCCGGATCCACGGGCACCGGCAAGAGCGTTTGCATCAACGCGATGATCATGTCGGTGCTTTACAAGGCGACTCCGGATCAGGTGCGTCTGGTGCTGGTCGATCCGAAACGCCTGGAATTAGGGAACTACGAAGGCATTCCACACCTTCTGACACCCATCATCACCGAGCCCAAGCTGGCGGCAAATGCTTTGCGAAATGCGGTTCGTGAGATGGAGCGTCGCCTGAAGTTACTGGCTGCCAAAGGCGTCCGCAACATCGACAGTTACAACCGGTTGTTTGACGACACGCCCAGTTTATTTGCGGAGCAGTCTCCGGATGAAGGCCCGATCCCTTACATCATCATCATCATCGACGAACTCGCCGACCTGATGATGCTCGACGGCAACAACGTGGAGGAGTCGATTACGCGCCTGGCACAGATGGCGCGCGCGGTTGGGATCCACCTCGTGCTCGCGACGCAACGTCCGTCGGTGGATGTGATTACTGGATTAATCAAGGCGAATTTCCCTGCCCGCATTTCCTTCCGCGTGGCGACCAAAGTCGACTCGCGTACGATTCTGGACGCCAACGGCGCGGAGTCCTTGCTCGGGCGCGGCGACATGTTGTACCTACCTTCGGGATCGGCGCGTGTTCATCGCCTGCATGCTCCGTTCGTTACGGAGAAAGAAATTGCCGGGGTGGTCGAATTCTGGAAGGCACAAGGCCTGGCGCAATATCAGGAGAAATTCCTGGAAGCGCCGAAAGAAGATCGTGCGGCTTCCGGTGACGGCACCGACTCCGGTGAGGTAGGCGAGGATGACAATGATCCTCTCTTCAACGATGCTGTGCGCCTGGTAATTGAGTTCGGCAAGGCCTCCACTTCCCTGCTGCAGCGGCGGCTGCGCGTTGGCTACGGCCGGGCTGCTCATCTCATCGACCTCATGGAGCGCGACGGCATCGTCGGCGCCGCCGATGGACCGAAGCCGCGCGAAGTCCTGAAGCGTCCGGACTGGATTTCGGAAGTCGAAGAGTCAATGCGGTAG
- a CDS encoding CPBP family intramembrane metalloprotease, whose amino-acid sequence MMQAPGQPRPSITRVIVFFVAFVFSGEVVSALLGWLGLSDFNGPIVESGAYAFLLLPLVYWADPRVFTKELWRLPIHAWAGVVALAVLQVFINSIGPNPSLTKYRIFSAILVAPIIEEMARAAMQCTLLQRIGVFWAVVTTATLWATAHAHFWIALPQQLALSVIFVSCRKSLPATIIAHLVMNILAIVGFELSGLHP is encoded by the coding sequence ATGATGCAGGCACCCGGACAACCTAGGCCAAGCATCACCCGTGTGATTGTGTTTTTTGTCGCTTTTGTCTTTTCGGGCGAAGTTGTTTCGGCCTTGTTAGGATGGCTGGGCCTATCGGACTTCAACGGGCCTATCGTTGAAAGTGGTGCATACGCTTTTTTGTTGTTGCCATTAGTCTATTGGGCGGACCCTCGAGTTTTCACCAAAGAATTGTGGCGACTACCAATTCATGCATGGGCTGGTGTTGTGGCCTTGGCAGTATTGCAGGTGTTCATCAACTCAATCGGCCCAAATCCGTCCCTGACAAAATACCGGATTTTCTCAGCCATTCTTGTCGCCCCAATAATTGAAGAAATGGCGAGAGCGGCAATGCAGTGTACACTCCTGCAACGAATAGGAGTTTTTTGGGCCGTAGTCACGACTGCGACCCTGTGGGCGACTGCACACGCACACTTTTGGATCGCCCTGCCCCAACAGCTTGCCCTCTCAGTGATTTTCGTTTCCTGCCGAAAGTCCTTGCCTGCCACGATAATCGCTCATCTCGTTATGAACATCCTTGCGATTGTGGGATTCGAGCTCTCTGGACTTCATCCATGA